The DNA region GTGGCTGTGCATGAAGGCCACCATGGCGTCGAGCGCGCCGTCGAGCACCTCGGTGTCGGAGTTCAGCAGCAACAGGTATTCCCCGCTGGCGAGCCGCAGGGCCTGGTTGTTGGCCGCCGCGAAGCCCCGGTTGTCCGGGTTGGCGATCAGATGAACCTGGGGAAACTCCCGTCGCAGCATCTCGGGCGAACCGTCGCTGGAGCCGTTGTCCACCACCCAGACCTCGTGGGAGACGCGCGTTTGCTCGATGACCGTCTGCAGGCAGCGCCTGAGCAGGTCCTGCGTGTTCCAGTTCACCACCACGATCGATAGCACGGGTGTGGCCACAGCTTGCTCCTTTCCCGGGGGGCGGAACGGGTCCCGCTTGCCGGCATCCTAACCGGCGCGGCCCCTGCCAGCGCTGGCCTTCCTGACCGAATCGCGCTGGCCAGGAAGGCCAGTCCGGCGCGTTGCGATCACGCCGCCACAGGCAGGTCGGGGCGTTGCCCGGCTCGGACGGCCAGCAGGTAGTCGCCGATCTCACGCGCGCCGGTCTGCCACGAATAGCGTTCCAGCACGCGCGCCCGGGCGGCCTGCCCGAAGGCCCGCGCGGCGGCCGGGTCGCTCAGGAGTTCGGCGATCGCCGCGCGCAGCGGTCGCGGCGCCAGCGGCGGCACCACCACGCCGCAGCCGGCCAGGACCGCCGGGATGTCGCTGACAGCCGTCGAGACGATCGGCACGCCCATGGCCATGGCCTCCAGCAGCTTCATCGGCACCTGGCCCAGCGAGGCCGCGCTCGGGCGTTGCGGCAGCACCACCATGTCGGCCACCGCCAGGTAGCGGGGGGTGTCGCTGGGCGGTTTGCAGCCCAGCAGGCGCACCCGGGGGTCGGTGCGGGCGATCGCGCGGGCCTCCGGCGTGATCGGCCCGACCACCAGCAGGCGCCAGGCGCGTCGCGTGCCACTGAGGGTCTGCAGGGCCGCCAGCAGGTCGCCCAGCCCCTTGCTCGGGTGCGCGATGCCGGCAAAGACGAACACTGCCTCCTCGCCGAGCCCCAGCCGTTCGCGCAGCGGCCCGCGCGCATAACGGGCCGGATCATAGTGGTCGGTGTCGACGTAATGAGGCGCCAGCAAGCCACCGTGGCGCTGCTGGAAATGGCGGCTGACGACGGTCAGGCCGTCGGCCTGCGACAGGCCTCGCTCGGCCAGCCAGGTGGCCAGGTAGTTGTTCGGATCGCCCAGCCGCGGCAGGGCATACAGGGCGTTTTTCAGGGTGTACTTGCTCCACGGGGCGATCATGGCCCGTTCCCAGTCATCCACGTCCACCACCACGGGCAGGCCCGTGGCGCGCCGATGGCGCAGGGCCAGCCCGAAGGAGGTGGGTCTGGCCTTCATGGCATAGACCAGATCGCCCGTGATGGCGCGGCGCAGTTCCGCCTCGGCGCGTCGGTAGCCGGAGCCGACCACCAGCGGAAAGGCCTGGTAGGGAAAGTCCCGCGGGGCATCCGCCTCCAGCCGGTCCGGCCGCGCGTTGAAGCCCAGCACCTGTACCGTGAAACGGCTCTGCAGCAACTTCGCCAGCGCCCGCACGCGGTAGAGCGGGGCGGTGTTCTCGTCGGATGCCAGCAAGGTGATTTTCACGCCGTCCTCCCGCGGGCCGCCGGGCCCGCCTGTGCCGAGGGCTGTCTGCGCCAGAGGCGTCGCACCGGTGCGACGCTGCGCTCCCGATACTGACCGAGCAGCACCACCAGGCCGACGGCCATCCAGAAGAACTCCGCGATCGGCTTCTGCGCGAAGATGTCGTTGGAGAAGGCGCCCACCAGCCAGGCGGCCAGCACGCTGAACAGGCCCAACGCAACGCCTTGCAGGGCGGGATCGCCCAGGCGTCGCTGCACCTGGTAGGCGTGCCAGAGCAGCGTGAGGTTCAGCCCGACCCACAGCAGCAGCCCACACCAGCCGAGTTCGAGGGCCACCTTGAAGTAGTAGTTGTCGGTCGGCACGCCGACCACGGAATCGCGCACGGATTCCTCGCCGGCGGCCTTGCGCGCGTTGCCGCCGGAGGTGTTGATGCCATAGCCGAAGGGGCGTCTGGCAATCTCGGGCAGGTATTGCTGGATGTAGTCCAGCCGGACGTTGAAACTGGCGTCCTCGGCCGGTCGAGTGGCGGTGGCCAGGCGGTCGAGCAGGCGCTCCGAGCCGCTCAGGGCCAGCCCGCCGAGGCCCAGACTGGCGATCACCATCACGCTCAGGCCGAGCCGCCAGCTGCGTGCCGCCAGCACCAGGGCGGCCGTGCCGGCCATCAGGGCCACGACCGGGCCGCGCGAATAGCTGAGCGTCAGCCCGTAGAGCATCGGGGCGATCGCCAGCAGCAGCCCCAGCCGCCGCGCCGGACTGGCGGAGAGCGACATGGCCAGGGCCTGCAGGCTGCCCGCCGCCATGAGAAAGCCGAAGGTGGCCGCATCCCCGACGGTGGAGAAGACCCGCACGTAGCCGCTCAGGATGTGGGTCTGGGCATTGCCCTCGCTGAGCAGCCAGGCCATCTCCTGCCAGAGCAAGCCGTGGTGATGCTGGAAGATGCCGTAGCAGGCCACGCCCACCAGCAGGGCCAGCCAGCCGTCGAGCAGGCGCAGGATGCGCCGGCGGCGGCGGAAGTAATAGATGACCAGGCAGAAGCCCAGCATGCGCAGCGTGACGCGCAGCCCGTACAGCCCGAACAGCAGGCCCGGGGAGGCCGGGTTGAGGACTTCCAGCCCCTGATAGAGGGCGAACAGGCCGACCCACCAGGTGAGCGGCGATCGGAAGATGCGCGCGTCGCGGCGTTGCAGCAGGTCGGCCAGCAGGCGCACCCCCATCAGCAGCAAAAGGCCGTCCAGCACCAGCCCGATCGGCCCGGTGTTTCCGAGCGGCAGCATCCGAATCAGCCAGGCCAGGCCGGTCGAATAGACCAGCAGGCAGGCCAGTCCGAACTCGACATGCAGGAACACCAGACAGGCCAGCGGCAGGCTGAACCAGCCGATCAGGGCGAGTCGGTCCAGCTCCGCGACGCTGAGCGCGATCGCCAGCGCGAGCATCCCGCCCGCCGCCAGGGTCACGAGCTGTCTGCCACGCGCGCGGGCAACCTCAGGTGGCGCGGACCAGCCCAGCGCCGTCACGCGGCCTCCCGAGTCCGGCCCGGCGCGGCTGCCGGCGTCGCCCAGGCCGGGGTGCGCCGGCGGCCGCGCAGGTGGGCCAGGTGCAGCCCGAACAGGCCCAAACCGCCGCTCAGCAGGAGTCCCAGCAGCAGTTTGATCACCAGTCGGTTGCTCTCCGGCTCGGCCGGCGGTTGGGCCGGATCCACCACGCTGAGCGGCAGGTGGTCGGCCC from Candidatus Sericytochromatia bacterium includes:
- a CDS encoding O-antigen ligase family protein; the protein is MTALGWSAPPEVARARGRQLVTLAAGGMLALAIALSVAELDRLALIGWFSLPLACLVFLHVEFGLACLLVYSTGLAWLIRMLPLGNTGPIGLVLDGLLLLMGVRLLADLLQRRDARIFRSPLTWWVGLFALYQGLEVLNPASPGLLFGLYGLRVTLRMLGFCLVIYYFRRRRRILRLLDGWLALLVGVACYGIFQHHHGLLWQEMAWLLSEGNAQTHILSGYVRVFSTVGDAATFGFLMAAGSLQALAMSLSASPARRLGLLLAIAPMLYGLTLSYSRGPVVALMAGTAALVLAARSWRLGLSVMVIASLGLGGLALSGSERLLDRLATATRPAEDASFNVRLDYIQQYLPEIARRPFGYGINTSGGNARKAAGEESVRDSVVGVPTDNYYFKVALELGWCGLLLWVGLNLTLLWHAYQVQRRLGDPALQGVALGLFSVLAAWLVGAFSNDIFAQKPIAEFFWMAVGLVVLLGQYRERSVAPVRRLWRRQPSAQAGPAARGRTA
- a CDS encoding glycosyltransferase family 4 protein; translation: MKITLLASDENTAPLYRVRALAKLLQSRFTVQVLGFNARPDRLEADAPRDFPYQAFPLVVGSGYRRAEAELRRAITGDLVYAMKARPTSFGLALRHRRATGLPVVVDVDDWERAMIAPWSKYTLKNALYALPRLGDPNNYLATWLAERGLSQADGLTVVSRHFQQRHGGLLAPHYVDTDHYDPARYARGPLRERLGLGEEAVFVFAGIAHPSKGLGDLLAALQTLSGTRRAWRLLVVGPITPEARAIARTDPRVRLLGCKPPSDTPRYLAVADMVVLPQRPSAASLGQVPMKLLEAMAMGVPIVSTAVSDIPAVLAGCGVVVPPLAPRPLRAAIAELLSDPAAARAFGQAARARVLERYSWQTGAREIGDYLLAVRAGQRPDLPVAA